In one window of Thermodesulfobacteriota bacterium DNA:
- a CDS encoding P-II family nitrogen regulator codes for MKKVEAIIKPFKLDEVKKALGDINIEGMTVSEVKGFGRQKGHSEFYRGAEYTLDFLPKVKVEVVTTDELTPKVVEAIMNAAKTGKIGDGKIFISPIEDGVRIRTGERGSDAL; via the coding sequence ATGAAGAAGGTGGAGGCAATAATAAAACCGTTCAAGCTGGACGAAGTGAAAAAGGCGCTCGGGGATATAAATATCGAGGGCATGACCGTCTCGGAGGTCAAGGGCTTCGGCAGGCAGAAGGGGCATTCCGAGTTCTACCGTGGCGCGGAGTACACGCTCGATTTCCTGCCCAAGGTAAAGGTGGAGGTGGTGACGACAGACGAGCTTACGCCGAAGGTGGTCGAGGCCATCATGAACGCGGCAAAGACCGGGAAGATAGGGGACGGCAAGATATTCATTAGCCCGATAGAGGACGGGGTGAGGATACGGACGGGTGAGCGCGGGAGCGACGCCCTGTGA